The proteins below come from a single Isoptericola dokdonensis DS-3 genomic window:
- a CDS encoding MBL fold metallo-hydrolase, which yields MTSTEQFWICLTCGVEHADRPETCAICADERQWVPATGTAWATLDELAAGRSIEITELEPDLHALATQPGVGIGQQAKLLRTDAGSLLWDPLGYVDDAAVAAVREIAGPPGVVAVVASHPHMYGVQVEWSRRLGAPGSPVPVLVSAADAGWVARTGPQVEAWSGEREILPGVTLSQPGGHFPGSVVVHWAGGADGRGVLLSGDTIMANPDRTTVSFMRSYPNRLPLSGAVALRVAEHVARWPFERLYNNFDGVIAQDARAVVLRSAERHAAWVRGDFDHLT from the coding sequence ATGACCAGCACGGAGCAGTTCTGGATCTGCCTCACCTGCGGCGTCGAACACGCCGACCGTCCCGAGACCTGCGCGATCTGCGCCGACGAACGCCAGTGGGTGCCCGCCACCGGCACGGCCTGGGCCACCCTCGACGAGCTCGCCGCCGGCCGCAGCATCGAGATCACCGAGCTCGAGCCCGACCTCCACGCCCTGGCCACCCAGCCCGGCGTCGGCATCGGGCAGCAGGCCAAGCTCCTGCGCACCGACGCCGGGTCGCTGCTGTGGGACCCGCTCGGCTACGTCGACGACGCGGCCGTCGCAGCCGTCCGCGAGATCGCCGGACCGCCCGGCGTCGTCGCCGTGGTGGCCAGCCACCCGCACATGTACGGGGTGCAGGTCGAGTGGAGCCGGCGGCTCGGCGCGCCCGGCTCCCCCGTCCCCGTGCTCGTCAGCGCCGCCGACGCCGGGTGGGTCGCGCGCACCGGACCCCAGGTCGAGGCGTGGTCCGGCGAGCGCGAGATCCTCCCCGGGGTCACCCTCAGCCAGCCCGGCGGGCACTTCCCCGGATCGGTCGTCGTGCACTGGGCGGGCGGCGCCGACGGGCGCGGCGTGCTGCTCAGCGGCGACACGATCATGGCCAATCCGGACCGCACCACGGTGAGCTTCATGCGCAGCTACCCCAACCGGCTGCCACTGTCGGGGGCCGTCGCGCTGCGCGTCGCCGAGCACGTCGCCCGGTGGCCGTTCGAACGGCTCTACAACAACTTCGACGGGGTGATCGCGCAGGACGCCCGCGCCGTCGTCCTGCGTTCCGCCGAGCGCCACGCCGCCTGGGTGCGGGGCGACTTCGACCACCTCACCTGA
- the aztD gene encoding zinc metallochaperone AztD: MTPRTRAAASLALALPIALLAACADETEPAATPADASADATDTAEEPAAGEVATQTARLALTHDAGIVVLDAQTLEQVGDVDLPGFNRLNPVGDGRHLAVSTTGGFQVLDLGTWGQGHDDHFHWFTADPVLTDVTYDATTPGHVVVHDGVTAFFDDGTGTVQLVDAAEAATGAAGETVELPVHHGVAVPLADGTLVVTDGTEEERSGVRLLAADGTELAATDQCPGVHGEAVAADDAVVLGCTDGAVVVAGGEITKVETPDEYSRIGNQAGSHESPIVLGDYKTDPDAELERPTTVSLIDTRDASVRLVELPASYSFRSLARGDDGEALVLTTDGALQVIDPASGEITASIPVVDAWEEPTEWQEARPALLTLDGSVYVTDPANQQVHAVDLVEQRVWASADLDVVPNEINGVDGLPADDHEDEAHAEDDHAEDEHANEEHDDHDH, from the coding sequence ATGACACCCCGCACCCGCGCCGCCGCGTCCCTGGCGCTCGCCCTGCCGATCGCCCTCCTCGCCGCCTGCGCCGACGAGACCGAGCCCGCCGCCACCCCGGCCGATGCGAGCGCCGACGCCACCGACACGGCCGAGGAGCCCGCCGCCGGCGAGGTCGCCACGCAGACGGCCCGCCTCGCCCTCACCCACGACGCCGGCATCGTCGTCCTCGACGCCCAGACCCTCGAGCAGGTCGGCGACGTCGACCTGCCCGGCTTCAACCGCCTCAACCCGGTCGGCGACGGCCGCCACCTCGCCGTCTCCACCACCGGCGGGTTCCAGGTCCTCGACCTCGGCACCTGGGGCCAGGGCCACGACGACCACTTCCACTGGTTCACCGCCGACCCCGTCCTCACCGACGTCACCTACGACGCCACCACCCCCGGCCACGTCGTCGTGCACGACGGCGTCACCGCGTTCTTCGACGACGGCACCGGCACCGTGCAGCTCGTCGACGCCGCCGAGGCCGCGACCGGCGCCGCCGGCGAGACCGTCGAGCTGCCCGTCCACCACGGTGTCGCCGTGCCGCTCGCCGACGGGACCCTGGTCGTGACCGACGGCACCGAGGAGGAGCGCTCCGGCGTCCGCCTCCTCGCCGCCGACGGCACCGAGCTCGCGGCCACCGACCAGTGCCCGGGCGTGCACGGCGAGGCCGTCGCCGCCGACGACGCCGTCGTCCTCGGGTGCACCGACGGCGCGGTCGTCGTCGCCGGTGGCGAGATCACCAAGGTCGAGACCCCCGACGAGTACTCCCGCATCGGCAACCAGGCGGGCAGCCACGAGTCCCCGATCGTGCTCGGCGACTACAAGACCGACCCCGACGCCGAGCTCGAGCGGCCCACCACCGTCAGCCTCATCGACACCCGCGACGCGAGCGTCCGGCTCGTCGAGCTGCCCGCGTCGTACTCGTTCCGCTCGCTGGCCCGCGGCGACGACGGCGAGGCGCTCGTGCTGACCACGGACGGCGCGCTGCAGGTCATCGACCCCGCCTCCGGCGAGATCACCGCGTCGATCCCCGTCGTCGACGCGTGGGAGGAGCCCACCGAGTGGCAGGAGGCGCGTCCTGCCCTCCTCACCCTCGACGGTTCCGTCTACGTGACCGACCCCGCGAACCAGCAGGTCCACGCGGTCGACCTCGTCGAGCAGCGCGTCTGGGCGAGCGCCGACCTCGACGTCGTGCCCAACGAGATCAACGGCGTCGACGGCCTGCCCGCCGACGACCACGAGGACGAGGCGCACGCGGAGGACGACCACGCGGAGGACGAGCACGCGAACGAGGAGCACGACGACCACGACCACTGA
- a CDS encoding sensor histidine kinase: MAPPLTTLRLWFALDADFERWPADPRAAYRRDVWLGLTLTVLAVLGTEVARSSGTLWQDQEQPTWVLYLLTVAGTLPLTLRRRYPLAVLAVVYTHFLLVGLTVPAVVMTPVLQVVYFMTLYAAVAWARDRRAMLLVVSASLLAMFGWLFWQLAISTALQEYLDEAGLLDDPPGLIAPLTAVLVSNWLTNVAYFLGAIAAGQLSWNSARRRAQLAAQARTIALQAEALQEQAVVADRLRIARELHDVVAHHVSVIGIHAAAAGRLLGKGAAPDDVRAPLATIETASRDAVEQMRGLVGTLRGADGGGEPRAGRSPEPGLADVAALARADDGLDVTYLLVADPPDVVETVPAPLGLSLYRTVQEALANVRKHSTARSARVTVRVDARPVPDDRRFAHGYVEAEVIDDGRARPGSGGSGLGLMGLRERVAAHHGLAEIGPRVTGGYRVRVRLPLPEETP, from the coding sequence ATGGCACCACCCCTGACGACGCTGCGCCTCTGGTTCGCGCTCGACGCGGACTTCGAGCGGTGGCCCGCCGACCCCCGCGCCGCGTACCGCCGGGACGTGTGGCTCGGGCTCACCCTCACCGTCCTGGCCGTGCTGGGCACCGAGGTGGCCCGCTCGAGCGGCACGCTGTGGCAGGACCAGGAGCAGCCGACCTGGGTGCTGTACCTGCTGACCGTCGCCGGGACCCTGCCGCTGACGCTGCGCCGCCGCTACCCGCTGGCCGTGCTCGCCGTCGTCTACACGCACTTCCTGCTGGTCGGGCTCACCGTCCCGGCCGTCGTCATGACGCCCGTCCTCCAGGTCGTCTACTTCATGACGCTCTACGCGGCCGTCGCGTGGGCGCGCGACCGTCGCGCGATGCTCCTCGTCGTGTCCGCCAGCCTGCTGGCGATGTTCGGCTGGCTGTTCTGGCAGCTCGCGATCAGCACGGCCCTGCAGGAGTACCTCGACGAGGCGGGCCTGCTCGACGACCCGCCCGGCCTCATCGCACCGCTCACGGCCGTCCTCGTGAGCAACTGGCTGACGAACGTCGCCTACTTCCTCGGCGCCATCGCCGCCGGCCAGCTCTCCTGGAACTCCGCCCGACGGCGCGCCCAGCTCGCCGCGCAGGCCCGCACCATCGCGCTGCAGGCCGAGGCGCTGCAGGAGCAGGCCGTCGTCGCCGACCGGCTGCGCATCGCGCGCGAGCTGCACGACGTCGTCGCGCACCACGTGTCCGTCATCGGCATCCACGCCGCCGCGGCGGGCCGCCTGCTCGGCAAGGGCGCCGCCCCCGACGACGTCCGGGCACCGCTCGCGACCATCGAGACGGCCTCCCGCGACGCCGTCGAGCAGATGCGCGGACTCGTCGGCACCCTGCGCGGGGCCGACGGCGGTGGCGAGCCGCGCGCCGGCCGGTCGCCCGAGCCCGGCCTCGCCGACGTCGCCGCCCTCGCCCGCGCCGACGACGGCCTCGACGTCACGTACCTGCTGGTCGCCGACCCGCCCGACGTCGTCGAGACCGTCCCCGCGCCGCTGGGACTCAGCCTCTACCGCACCGTCCAGGAGGCGCTCGCGAACGTGCGCAAGCACTCCACCGCCCGGTCGGCGCGCGTCACCGTGCGCGTCGACGCGCGACCCGTGCCGGACGACCGACGTTTCGCCCACGGGTACGTCGAGGCCGAGGTGATCGACGACGGCCGCGCCCGCCCCGGCTCCGGCGGCAGCGGGCTCGGGCTCATGGGCCTGCGGGAACGGGTCGCCGCCCACCATGGCCTCGCCGAGATCGGCCCGCGCGTCACCGGCGGCTACCGTGTGCGGGTCCGCCTGCCGCTGCCCGAGGAGACGCCGTGA
- a CDS encoding response regulator transcription factor, with protein sequence MTSVLLVDDQRLVRSGFRLLLEAEDDLEVVGEAADGAAAVEAARRLRPDVVLMDVQMPVMDGIEATGRVVAEGTARVLVLTTFDDDAYVFDALSAGASGFLLKNADPDHLVDAVRTVASGHALLSPEVTRRVVERMVASGAAPRTADSAPGAGSDGSGRTTGAADRVGPSAGPGRRDDGGAQGPPARAAGQAAADGGPVPTAAPSDRAGGGAPPELDRLTAREHEVLELVGRGLSNAEIAAALFLGEATVKTHVSNVLAKLHLRDRVQAVVYVHRHGLSG encoded by the coding sequence GTGACGTCCGTCCTGCTCGTCGACGACCAGCGCCTCGTCCGCTCCGGGTTCCGGCTCCTGCTGGAGGCGGAGGACGACCTGGAGGTCGTCGGGGAGGCCGCCGACGGCGCCGCCGCCGTGGAGGCCGCCCGCCGCCTGCGCCCCGACGTCGTCCTCATGGACGTGCAGATGCCCGTCATGGACGGCATCGAGGCCACCGGTCGGGTCGTCGCGGAGGGCACCGCCCGGGTGCTCGTGCTCACCACGTTCGACGACGACGCGTACGTGTTCGACGCGCTCTCGGCGGGGGCGTCCGGGTTCCTGCTGAAGAACGCCGACCCCGACCACCTCGTCGACGCCGTCCGCACCGTCGCGTCCGGGCACGCCCTGCTGTCCCCGGAGGTGACCCGGCGGGTCGTCGAACGGATGGTTGCGTCCGGCGCCGCTCCCCGGACCGCCGACTCCGCCCCGGGGGCGGGGAGCGACGGCTCCGGGCGGACGACGGGTGCCGCCGACCGGGTCGGGCCGTCCGCCGGTCCGGGCCGCCGCGACGACGGTGGGGCGCAGGGCCCCCCGGCGCGGGCCGCAGGTCAGGCCGCGGCCGACGGCGGACCGGTGCCGACCGCTGCCCCCTCGGACCGGGCCGGGGGCGGCGCGCCGCCGGAGCTGGACCGGCTGACCGCGCGCGAGCACGAGGTGCTGGAGCTCGTGGGTCGCGGCCTGTCGAACGCCGAGATCGCGGCCGCGCTGTTCCTCGGCGAGGCGACGGTCAAGACCCACGTCTCCAACGTGCTCGCCAAGCTGCACCTGCGCGACCGTGTCCAGGCGGTCGTCTACGTCCACCGGCACGGCCTCTCGGGGTAG
- a CDS encoding ABC transporter ATP-binding protein produces MTSLEVHDLTRTFGDRRAVDGISFTATGGLLTGFVGSNGAGKTTTMRMIMGVLAISSGEVRFDGAPVTRADRRTFGYMPEERGLYPKQPALEQLVYLARLRGIPATAARTEALDLLDRLGLADRAKDHVEKLSLGNQQRVQIVAALMGTPRALVLDEPFSGLDPTAVDGMVDLLREHTARGVPVLFSSHQLDLVERLCERLVILRSGQVVADGTPGDLQEAGTVRHRLVMDGDAGWVRGVPGIHAVDVDGPVALVEAADDAAVQRLLATAVERGPVHELSPVRPSLAQIYREVTA; encoded by the coding sequence ATGACCAGTCTCGAGGTCCACGACCTGACCAGGACGTTCGGCGACCGCCGCGCCGTCGACGGCATCTCCTTCACCGCCACGGGCGGGCTGCTGACGGGGTTCGTCGGCTCGAACGGCGCCGGCAAGACGACGACGATGCGCATGATCATGGGCGTCCTCGCCATCAGCTCGGGCGAGGTGCGGTTCGACGGCGCCCCGGTGACGCGGGCGGACCGGCGCACGTTCGGGTACATGCCGGAGGAGCGTGGCCTGTACCCGAAGCAGCCGGCGCTGGAGCAGCTCGTGTACCTGGCGCGGCTGCGCGGCATCCCCGCGACGGCGGCCCGCACCGAGGCGCTGGACCTGCTGGACCGCCTCGGCCTGGCGGACCGCGCCAAGGACCACGTGGAGAAGCTGAGCCTCGGCAACCAGCAGCGTGTGCAGATCGTGGCGGCCCTCATGGGGACGCCGCGGGCGCTGGTCCTGGACGAGCCGTTCTCGGGCCTCGACCCGACGGCGGTCGACGGCATGGTGGACCTGCTGCGCGAGCACACGGCCCGCGGCGTGCCGGTGCTGTTCTCCTCCCATCAGCTCGACCTCGTGGAGCGGCTGTGCGAGCGGCTGGTCATCCTGCGCTCGGGGCAGGTCGTCGCGGACGGCACCCCCGGTGACCTCCAGGAGGCCGGGACGGTGCGGCACCGCCTCGTCATGGACGGGGACGCCGGCTGGGTGCGCGGCGTGCCCGGCATCCACGCGGTCGACGTCGACGGCCCGGTCGCGCTCGTCGAGGCCGCCGACGACGCCGCGGTCCAGCGGCTCCTCGCCACGGCCGTGGAACGCGGCCCCGTCCACGAGCTCAGCCCCGTGCGACCCTCCCTGGCCCAGATCTACCGTGAGGTGACGGCATGA
- a CDS encoding ABC transporter permease has product MTTLTPTPQHQASVVDPDGNRGAWLLVMQREIVVRALNKSFVIGLVVSIGVLAALAGFFAWQGSRVETSTVAVSSADTTGAAAVAAAAELAESQDTGDEIVVLEVADDDAARAALTAGDADAWLHEGDDGWVLTGEGTPDGTLTRLVGAGVETQVVGANAAAAGTSVEELSAGATLTTEQLDPGAMDSQTLFFASFALSLLFFTGAITSGSMIAGSVVEEKQSRLVEIIATAVPLRQLLVGKILGNSVIALAQNLLFAGVGLIAIAVSPLSLALPALSTSLIWFVVFFTVGFLALAALFAVSGALASRQEDLQHTMTPMMVIISAVYFVTFSASGTFQTVLSFVPLANVVAMPVRVLSGEASWWEPVVSLLLLAAFAVAALLVCERAFRGALLQTGGRVSWKQALRSQA; this is encoded by the coding sequence ATGACCACCCTGACCCCGACCCCGCAGCACCAGGCGTCCGTCGTCGACCCGGACGGCAACCGTGGCGCGTGGCTGCTGGTGATGCAGCGCGAGATCGTCGTGCGCGCCCTCAACAAGTCGTTCGTCATCGGCCTCGTCGTGTCGATCGGCGTCCTCGCGGCGCTCGCCGGGTTCTTCGCCTGGCAGGGCTCCCGCGTGGAGACGTCCACGGTGGCCGTGTCGAGCGCGGACACCACGGGGGCGGCCGCCGTCGCGGCGGCCGCCGAGCTCGCGGAGTCCCAGGACACTGGCGACGAGATCGTCGTGCTGGAGGTCGCCGACGACGACGCCGCGCGCGCCGCGCTCACGGCCGGCGACGCGGACGCCTGGCTGCACGAGGGCGACGACGGCTGGGTGCTCACCGGCGAGGGCACCCCGGACGGCACGCTGACCCGTCTGGTCGGCGCCGGCGTGGAGACGCAGGTGGTGGGCGCGAACGCCGCCGCCGCGGGCACCTCCGTCGAGGAGCTGAGCGCTGGCGCGACCCTCACGACGGAACAGCTCGACCCGGGGGCGATGGACTCCCAGACGCTGTTCTTCGCGTCGTTCGCGCTGTCCCTGCTGTTCTTCACGGGCGCGATCACCTCGGGCAGCATGATCGCCGGGTCCGTGGTCGAGGAGAAGCAGTCCCGGCTGGTCGAGATCATCGCGACCGCGGTGCCGCTGCGCCAGCTCCTGGTCGGCAAGATCCTGGGGAACTCGGTGATCGCGCTCGCGCAGAACCTGCTGTTCGCCGGGGTGGGGCTGATCGCGATCGCGGTGTCACCCTTGAGCCTGGCGCTGCCCGCGCTGTCGACCTCGCTGATCTGGTTCGTCGTGTTCTTCACGGTCGGGTTCCTGGCGCTCGCGGCGCTGTTCGCGGTGTCGGGCGCGCTGGCGAGCCGCCAGGAGGACCTCCAGCACACGATGACGCCGATGATGGTGATCATCTCGGCGGTCTACTTCGTGACGTTCTCGGCGTCGGGCACCTTCCAGACGGTGCTGTCGTTCGTGCCGCTGGCGAACGTCGTCGCGATGCCCGTGCGGGTGCTGTCGGGCGAGGCGTCGTGGTGGGAGCCGGTGGTCTCGCTGCTCCTGCTCGCCGCGTTCGCGGTCGCCGCGCTGCTGGTGTGCGAGCGGGCGTTCCGGGGTGCGCTGCTCCAGACGGGCGGCCGGGTGTCGTGGAAGCAGGCGCTGCGCTCCCAGGCCTGA
- a CDS encoding cytochrome ubiquinol oxidase subunit I yields the protein MTAVDAARLQFALLAGIHFLFVLVTLGLGPVVAVLQTRWALTGREVFERATRFWGQLYLVNYALGIAAGIVMELQLGLHFPGLLEVAGGVIGAPLVVETMAAFFLESTFLGIWVFGWHLLPRAVHTAAIWGVVVTGYLSAFTVMVANGFLRHPVGYVMEDGEAHIADVGELVTNPAAVVSAVHALGACLVAGGFLLVGVSAWHLRRTAPDGDDDLWRRSLRTGLVTGTLGAFVAMASGFAQFTYFQDVEAAQEPVVGIAYGVMDLVAFMTFLCGAGMLLLLVRGALFRLWTPARHGLYRVLTALIAVPFATALLGWVAREVGRQPWAIVGVLRTEDAVSDASFATVMTSLVVLVGVLGALAVADWTVLARLARRGDDRLALGAPPADVLADPDPTADVLAFGGAR from the coding sequence ATGACCGCCGTCGACGCCGCTCGTCTGCAGTTCGCGCTGCTGGCCGGCATCCACTTCCTCTTCGTCCTGGTGACGTTGGGGCTGGGGCCGGTGGTCGCGGTGCTCCAGACCCGGTGGGCCCTCACGGGACGCGAGGTGTTCGAGCGGGCGACCCGGTTCTGGGGCCAGCTCTACCTCGTGAACTACGCGCTCGGCATCGCCGCCGGCATCGTCATGGAGCTGCAGCTCGGCCTGCACTTCCCGGGGCTGCTGGAGGTCGCCGGGGGAGTGATCGGGGCACCGCTGGTGGTGGAGACGATGGCGGCGTTCTTCCTCGAGTCGACCTTCCTCGGGATCTGGGTGTTCGGCTGGCACCTGCTGCCCCGCGCGGTGCACACGGCCGCGATCTGGGGCGTGGTCGTCACGGGATACCTGTCGGCGTTCACCGTCATGGTGGCGAACGGGTTCCTGCGCCACCCGGTCGGGTACGTCATGGAGGACGGCGAGGCGCACATCGCCGACGTCGGCGAGCTCGTGACGAACCCCGCCGCCGTCGTCTCGGCCGTCCACGCGCTCGGCGCCTGCCTGGTCGCGGGCGGGTTCCTGCTCGTCGGGGTGAGCGCGTGGCACCTGCGCCGCACCGCTCCGGACGGCGACGACGACCTGTGGCGGCGCTCGCTGCGGACCGGCCTCGTGACGGGCACGCTCGGGGCGTTCGTCGCCATGGCGTCCGGTTTCGCCCAGTTCACGTACTTCCAGGACGTCGAAGCGGCCCAGGAACCGGTGGTCGGTATCGCTTACGGGGTCATGGACCTCGTAGCCTTCATGACCTTTCTCTGCGGCGCCGGCATGCTCCTGCTGCTCGTGCGCGGCGCGCTGTTCCGGCTGTGGACGCCGGCGCGCCACGGCCTGTACCGCGTGCTGACGGCGCTGATCGCCGTCCCCTTCGCGACGGCGCTGCTCGGCTGGGTCGCGCGCGAGGTGGGTCGCCAGCCGTGGGCGATCGTCGGGGTGCTGCGCACCGAGGACGCCGTCTCCGACGCCTCGTTCGCGACCGTCATGACGTCCCTCGTGGTGCTGGTGGGCGTCCTGGGCGCCCTCGCCGTCGCCGACTGGACGGTGCTCGCCCGCCTCGCCCGCCGCGGCGACGACCGGCTCGCGCTCGGCGCACCTCCCGCGGACGTGCTCGCCGACCCCGACCCGACGGCCGACGTCCTCGCCTTCGGAGGTGCCCGATGA
- a CDS encoding cytochrome d ubiquinol oxidase subunit II — protein MNATGWGVLLAVLLAGWMLVDGAAQGALQLSRTVTAGAPGPAARDHRRRAVLGVVGPLLLLGEVWLVAAAGVLVGAFWEVESALWAHGYPLVVALLVAWVVRDAAVWLRSRSDRPRWRAGWDVAAQVAGLALPAAAGALLGTAWSLFALPAGQSVTGPGVVPFRAAPVLLAALCVLGARVHGALVLAARMRDVPGVADRARVQAGAALGLFSVVAALTAFAALGAFGGGARAAVVAALALLLGAAVALAALFDLDRGATRAVTVRSAGLVAVVLPVAATVAVAGPGVVAAAAPSPVLAGLTWPVLAAVVLVAVVQWSAWRLLRGHRAPQVAFL, from the coding sequence ATGAACGCCACCGGATGGGGTGTCCTGCTGGCCGTGCTGCTCGCGGGATGGATGCTGGTCGACGGCGCCGCGCAGGGTGCGCTCCAGCTCTCCCGCACCGTGACCGCGGGCGCGCCCGGTCCGGCCGCCCGGGACCACCGCCGTCGCGCGGTGCTCGGAGTCGTGGGCCCCCTGCTCCTGCTCGGCGAGGTGTGGCTGGTGGCCGCGGCTGGGGTGCTCGTCGGCGCGTTCTGGGAGGTCGAGTCCGCGCTGTGGGCGCACGGCTACCCGCTGGTCGTGGCGCTGCTCGTCGCCTGGGTCGTGCGCGACGCCGCCGTGTGGTTGCGCAGCAGGTCGGACCGACCGCGGTGGCGCGCCGGCTGGGACGTCGCCGCGCAGGTGGCGGGCCTTGCCCTGCCTGCCGCCGCGGGAGCGCTCCTCGGCACCGCGTGGTCGCTCTTCGCCCTGCCCGCCGGCCAGAGCGTCACCGGCCCGGGCGTCGTCCCGTTCCGGGCCGCCCCCGTCCTGCTCGCCGCCCTGTGCGTGCTCGGTGCGAGGGTCCACGGCGCGCTGGTCCTCGCGGCCAGGATGCGCGACGTCCCCGGCGTCGCGGACCGTGCCCGCGTCCAGGCCGGCGCCGCCCTCGGCCTGTTCTCCGTGGTCGCCGCGCTCACCGCGTTCGCCGCTCTCGGCGCGTTCGGGGGCGGCGCGCGGGCCGCCGTCGTCGCGGCCCTCGCGCTGCTCCTCGGGGCCGCCGTCGCGCTCGCAGCACTGTTCGACCTGGACCGCGGGGCCACCCGGGCGGTCACGGTCCGGTCGGCGGGGCTCGTGGCCGTCGTGCTGCCCGTCGCCGCGACGGTGGCCGTGGCCGGTCCGGGTGTCGTCGCGGCGGCCGCGCCGTCGCCCGTGCTCGCCGGCCTGACCTGGCCGGTCCTGGCTGCCGTGGTGCTGGTCGCCGTCGTCCAGTGGTCCGCCTGGCGGCTCCTGCGCGGCCACCGTGCCCCGCAGGTCGCGTTCCTCTGA